In Candidatus Contubernalis alkalaceticus, the genomic window GCAGTCAGTAATGTTATGCATGCCACAGTTAACCATAACCAGTAGACCCCCTGAAGGGACTCTAAATCCGATAGGAAGTAAACCATAAAAAGAATCAAAGAAACCCCCGTAAATAATAAAAAAATATCTCTAGCTGCATGCTGAAAAGAAGCTGCCCAGGTCACAGAAAAAACCGCATATAAGAACCAAATGAGGAAAAACACCAGGTATTCTTTAACCTGAATATTTTTTAGGCTTATGGCTCCTTGGTTATATAATAAATTCAATAACATATAAAAGATAAGTACAAATAATACAATTCTATAGGGAAAGAGTGAAAAGCTCCCCAGGGCATAAACATATATTGACGGCCCAAAGAAACTAAAAAATATCACCAGAAACAAAATAATCTGCGGTAAAGTAAGCTTTAATAATTTCACCTGATTTTGTTCCTCCCCCTACCTTGTCCCTATTTATGCTGGTTTAAATCCTGCCAATATTTACGGAAAAAGGCCAGGCAGACACCCAGTATTAGTCCTAAAACTAAGGCGGTAGATATATTCCCGAAGATATTCCCCGCTATAGGGTATTCAGGGGCGGAAGCAGGGGCTGTAATGGTTAAGCTGTACTTGCTTATTTCATGGGACTGGACAATCTGAACTACGGCATACAGGCCGGCCCAAAACAGGTAGTCGGATTTATGGCTGTCAAGCTCCTGCTGAAAAACTTCTTGGGTTATCTGTTTGTCCATATATTCCATTTGAAGTTCTTTCACCTCTGTTTGCAGCTGGTCAATATTATTTTCCAATTGCAACTTTTTAACGGAGTCCTTTTCCTCTAAGGTTATGTCCAAATCCTGCTTCAGTTCCAATTCCAGCAGCCTGGACTTAAGAGAGATTAATGTCTCTTTCTTTGAATCTATATCCAGGCCTAATTCCAGTAATCCTCCAGGTTCCACAAGAAAAGCGTTCAGCTCTTTTAGAGAATCGTCCAGATGCCTCCGGCTTTTTTCTTTTTGCAGCAAAACAAAATCTATAAATACTTCAATTACCTGACTTTCTTGTTTCTTTACATAGTCAATAAAACTCATGGCCGCTGTGTTTGCGATATCTGCCGCCAGCCTGGGATCCCTTTGTCTTGAAATAAGATAAAAAGTATCCTCCTCCTGCCAACTTATGTGTAAAGAACTCCCAAGGTTATCCACGTCATAGGTTTCCCGGAGATTCAACTCTTCAATTACCGAACTTAAAAAATCAGGGTCTTTTAGATATGACTGACAGGTTTCTGGATTACTCATTGAAATGTTGGTTACTTCCTGCATGGTATTAAAAAAATGGGTAGTATCAATATGGGGAAGGTCTTCCTTTATAAGAAAAGTAACTTTGGCCTCATACACCGGTTTAATAATAAAATAACTGTAAAAACCGCTGACAATCACCGCCGTTATAGTAACTGCTAAAATGATAATTTTCTCTCTCAGTATTAAATCAACAATTTGTTTTAAAGTTATGTCTTCTTTCACCGAAACACTCTCCATATTAAATAGATTAGTAGAGACACGCAGCATGTTCAGGTCAAAAAATTGTTCTCAAGGTGTAATTTACCATTTTCAAATACTCCAAGACAACCTGTTTTTTGTCCTCCTCATCCCGCCACCAGGTTTCCGGGTCGAAATGGTCATAACGGCTGGGCCTGGAAATAACCTTGACGTTCCTGTCTAGAACTCGAAACTCCCGGGAAAAAATTCTTTTTGCCCGGGCCGTATGAAATCTAGAAGTTACCAGAATAATAGAGCTTACATCTTTTCTTTCCTTTAAATATTCTGTAACATATAAGGCTTCCTGCTCTGTGCTGTACGCATTCCCCTCCAAGATGATTATTCGTCCTGCCGGGACACCCCTGTTTACAGCCGCCTCCTGATTATAATCTGCTTCATCGGAGCTGTAATCCTTAACCATGAGAATTTCCGGAGCATAGCCTTCATGGTAGAGGTCCGCCGCTTCAAAAATCCTTACCTCCCGTATCCCCATCAAAACTACAATCAAGTCCGCCGGCTCCAGCGGGTCATCTGAGACGATTAAGTTCCCCACCAGGGGCAGCCGGGGCCGCAAGAAATCCTTTACATTATAATTAAAATCTATTTCCGCAGCTATTTTCACTTCGTTGTAAAGCACAAAGAAAACCATGATTACAGCCAGCGTTATTACTGCCTTCTTAAAAACAGAGTTAGAAGATCTTCTCATTTACTTTTACCACATCCTTATATAAGGCTATCCCCCCAACGCTTAAAGCATGATTATCTATTCTTTTATGGCCTCTGTAAATACCTCTATGACCTTTTGCTGCTGCTCCAGAGTAAGATTTGAACCGGAGGGCAGGCATAAGCCCTGAGCAAACAGCCTGTCTGAAATACTTTCATGAGCATGGTGAGGATAATATGGGGCCCTTTGAAACAGCGGCTGCAGATGCATAGGCTTCCAGACGGGACGGGCCTCAATACTTTGTTCATTAAACCTTTGTAATATATCCCCCACCGATACGCCGTATGGTCGGGGGTCAAGGGTGAGGACCGTCAGCCAACGGGTAGAACGCCCAAAGGGAGCTTCAGGCATAAAGGTAAGGCCTTTTATGGAAGATAAAGCTTCCCGGTAGCGTTCAAAAACTGCTCTCTTAGACTTTATCCTTTCCTCTAAAACCTCAAGCTGACCCCGGCCGACTGCCGCTAATATATTGCTCAAACGGTAGTTATACCCCACTTCGCTGTGCTGGTAATGATTAGCAGGGTCCCGGGCCTGGGTAGCCCAGAAGCAGGCTTTTTCCAGGGCTTCTGTATCATGGGAGACCAGCATCCCGCCTCCGGAGGTAGTAATAATTTTATTGCCGTTAAATGAAAAGATTCCGAATTTGCCAAAGGTGCCGCTGGGCTTTCCATCATAGGTGGCTCCCAAAGATTCTGCAGCATCCTCAATGAGGGTAACTCCGTAACGCCGGCAGAGCTCCAATATAGGTTCCATGTCTGCGCTCTGGCCGTAAAGATTCACAACGATTATGGCTTTGGGCAGCCTGTTATTTTTTTCGGCTTCCCTAAGGGCTCGCTTTAGAGCTAACGGTGACATGTTCCAGGATTCCGGTTCAGAATCTATAAACACCGGAAGGGCTCCCCTGTAAAGTATCGGATTGGCACTGGCTACAAAAGTCAAAGTAGAACAAAAAACCGTGTCCCCGGGTTCCACGCCAATATAGCGCAGGGCCAAATGAAGGGCCGCCGTCCCGGAACTCAAGGCTAAAGCCCCTTTGGCACCGGTGTACCGGGCAAATTCCTTTTCAAAGGCATCCACATGGGGGCCCAGGGGAGCAATCCAATTGCTCTCAAAGGCTTCCCGGACATACTTTTCCTCCATACCGCTCATATGGGGAGGAGATAGATATATGGGTTTATTTGATTGAGCCATTCTTATACCCCCTCATCATTTTTAGCAGCGGTTTCAACTGAGACAGTCTGTTAATGACATACCTGGCTTTATCCTGTTCTTTGCTGCAGATGGCTTCTCTATAGACCCCCTGCCGGGAGATTAACTGAACTGTAACCATTCCCAGTTGGTTTCCCGGAATAAAATCTTTTTTAGGGTTATCTCCCACATAAATAGAAGCTTTTGGGGCACAGTCCAACTGCGACAGCATTATTTCAAAGGCCAGGGGTGAAGGTTTCCAGTGTTCTCTTCCCAGGCTGTCGGTGCAGATGATATTGTCCACCAGTTTTTCCAGTCCCAGGGCTTTTACCTTGCCCTTCTGGGCTGCCAGGTAACCGTCGGTGATAATTCCTGTCTTTAACCCCTGTTCTCGTATCCAATCTAAAATCTCCTGAGATTGGGTGGGAAGTGTAAGGGAAGGCTCATGGGTGCGGTAGAGCTGAATCAACTGCTGCACCAGTTCAGGGGAACTTTTTCCGTATCTTTCCAAAATCCCGTTAAAAACCCGGGAGGAATCCTTATGAAATTGCTCCCATATTTCCTTTTCCAGGGCTTCTTTTGATATTTGGAACAGGGAGGACAGGTATTGAGACACCTTAGAGAAACCACTTCTCACAAAGTCCATCTCTGGATATAAAGTATCATCCAGGTCAAAAACTACCGCTTTAATCACTATATGAGATCTTCCTCCCTTTTTATAACTGTTTCTTCATACCTCATCATCACTAATCCCGGCTCATAGCCTTTAACAGGTATTTCTAAGGGCTCTCCCCGGGTCAGTTTAATTATCATCTGGACAAAATTTGCCCCGGCATAATAGGATAGGGGATACCCTCCTCCAAAGCGGCAGTTAATTTCTGTAAAGGTAATTTTATCTCCCTCTATAAAACATTGAATGTTAACAGGACCAAAAAGTTTTAACCCCTTAGCAATTTTTGGAGCCCAGTCCAATAAGCCCTGTTTAAAAACAGTTATGGCCCTTTCCACCTCACCGCCCCTAACCTTGATACGGCGGCGGGGGACTGCTTGAATTAAACTTCCCTGTTCATGGCAGAACATATCCATGGTTATTTCCTGCCCCTTAAGGCAGTGCTGAATCACCGGGTTTTCCACCTGTGCCAGCGCAAAATCCAACTCTTTTTTAGACTGCACCCGGTGCACCCCCTGGCTGGCGGAACCCTGTCGGGGTTTAACAATTAAGGGATAAGGCAGGGAGGAAAAATCCTGGGAATCCTGGGCCAGCCATGTTTCCACCGTGGGGATATGCTGCTTTTTAAAATATTGGAAAGTCTTGTATTTATCCATGGCAGTATTTACAGCTTCGGGACTGGATATCATCACCTTTATACCCCGGGAAGCAAAAAGAGGGGCTGCTTCCGCTAAAATTGGAAGTTCCGGGTCAATAAAGGGCACCACCGCCTTGATGTCATTGGCTGAACACAGCTCCAAAATTGTTTCCAAATAATCTGCTTCGTTCACCCGGGGCACCACAAAACCCCGATGGCTTAAATACAGCCCTGGGGCGGTAGGGTCACAGTCCGCTGTAAACACTTTTCCTTCCCCCCGCAGGTTCTCTTTAAAAAAATTAACCATCTGGCCGCGGCGGCCAATGGAAGTTAACATAATGTTTAGAGTCATCCTCAGTTTTCTCCTGTTCCGTTTCCTTTTTTTTTAAGGTATAAGCCCCCCACCTCTAAACGTAGGTGAGGCCTTTAATCAAGTGAAGTAGAGCCTCCATCTGATTAACCGTTTTTTCAGCTTGCTGAAACCAGTTCACTTTTGTTGTGCTGTTGACAAATAAAACAGGGGAAAGAGAGTAAAAGCTTAGATTTTAAAGCCCGGTAGATTGATCTTTGTCTGAACCTTTAAATTCAGGCATGGTAGCGAAGCCCTCCTGGCTGATTCCCTCGGAGCGGAGCACCTTAATCAGGGTCTTCCACAGAATCTTCAGGTCCAGCCAAAAGGTTTGGTTATTCACGTACCATACGTCCAGGGCAAACTTATCCTCCCAGGTGATGGCATTCCTGCCGTTAACCTGGGCCCAACCAGTAATTCCCGGCTTCACTTCATGGCGCCGGGCCTGCTCCCCGGTATAACGGCGCAGGTAGGACATCAACAGGGGCCTTGGCCCCACCAGGCTCATATCCCCCTTCAGGACATTAAACAGCTGGGGCAGTTCGTCCAAACTGAACCTGCGGATATTTTGTCCCAAGGGGGTTAACCGCTCTTCATCGGACAAAAGCTTTCCCTCTTTATCTCTTTTGTCCTCCATGGTGCGGAATTTATAAAGGGTGAAGGCTCTCCCCCGGAGCCCCGGGCGCACCTGCTTAAAAAGCACCGGGCTGCCCATGCGGCGGTAAATCAAAAGGGCGGTAACCATCAGCACCGGCGAAAATAAAATTATTAATATAAATGAGACCAAAAAATCAAATAACCGTTTCATGCTTAAATCCTCGCCCCCGCATTTTTAGTTCCAACCTGACCCCGGCCAACTAAACCCTCGCCGACTGAGTCCTGACCAACTGTCAGAAGTGGAGTCCGGGGTCAGACCCCCCTGGGTTGATAAGTGCAGCAGATGAGCTAGGCCGGGGGTCAGACCCCGCAAGCCTTGTTAGTGGATAGTTAGGTAGTGGGACAGTTGGATAGGATTGGTAAGCGCAGCAGATAAGGTAAGCCTGCATAGTTGGATAGTTAGGTAGTTGGATAGTTGGATAGGATTGGTAAGCGCAGCAAATGAGTTAAGCCGGGGGTCAGAACCCTCAAGCCGATTCCACCCCGTAAGCCTTACTATCAACTATCTAACTACCAACGATCCAACTAAACCATCCAACTCATCCAACCAACTATCCAACTATCCAACTATCTTCTATCCAACTACCCAACTATCTAACTATCTAACTATTTTTTGGCAATTCTCTCAAAAATTGCTTCAAATTTCTTAACCCCTGTAACCAGGGACAATTCCCGTTGGTAAAAATCCCGGCCCGCTCTGCCCAGGGCTTCCAGCTGCGGCCCCTGCAGATTATAGAGCTTTTCCACCGCCCCGGCGATTGAGTCAGGATCCTGAGGGGTGCAGGTTATCCCTGCGCCAGCCTGTTTTACTAAGTCGGCGGCATCCCCCCGAACACCCATTAAAATGGGTTTGCCCACCGCCAGATAGGACTGAGTCTTGGAGGGGATGGTGATGGAAAACAACGGGTCATCTTTTAAGTGTACCAGAAGGACCTCCGCCAGTTCCAAAACCGCACCTATTTCTGATAAGGGAAGGCGGGGCAAAAAAATCACATTGTCCAGCTTCATCTCCGCCGCCCTCTGCTTCAATCGGGGCACATCTACGCCTCCCCCTACAAAAACAAACTGAATCCGGGGGTACTTCCCGGCAATCCGGGCAGCAGCAGACAGCACAGCATCCAGGGCCTGGGCCTGTCCCATGGTCCCGGCAAATATTATGTTGAATTTTCCCTGAAGCCCCAGGCTTTGGGCCAATTGCCGGCGTTCCTTATGCTGTGGGGAATCACCGGCCTGATGCTGAAGAGGCTGTTCCTGCTTTTTCCGGCAGGACAGGAACTGTTTTTCTTCCGACCAGTTATATATCACTTCAATTTTTTCCGGGGGAACTCCTCTTTTTATCAAGGCCTTTTTGAATCCCGGTGACAGCACAGCCACACAAGCAGCTCTTTGGTATAACCGGCGGCACCACCAATCAACAGACTTAAGAATTGGCCCCTGGCTCAGCATCCCTGTGGCCCCCAGCGTATCCGGCCAAAGATCCTGCACATCGTAAACAAAAGGAATTCTCCTGAAAAAATTAAGGGCCAGGGCCGGAAACCCAACCGTGGCCGGAGGATGATAAACGTGCATACAATCGGCTTTTTTCACCAGTAGTGTTCCCAGCAGTGAAGCAGAAAAGGCAAAACTAAAATAGTTGGCCATACGACGGAGGCTGGATTTATCATGACTGGGGTAAAGGGGAACCCGAATTACGGGAATTCCCTCCAGGACCTCCCGCTGTAATGGCCGCACCCGGTAACCGGGATACAGGCTGCCGCCGGGATAATTAGGAAATCCGGTGAGCACCTGCACTTCATGTCCCCTTCTTTTTAACTCCCGGGCAAACTCCAGGCCTTTAAAATGAGGTTCCGGGTCAAACCACTGAGTGAGCATTAAGATTCTCATATACGGCATCCACCTTACATTAATTTCCGCCAGACGTTACGGTTAACATAATCTGTATAGCTTAGAATAATCCGCACCACTTTTTCAGATACTTTAGGCACATCATAATCCGATACCGGCTGCAGCAGCCGTTCTTCCCCCCGGGGTTGATCCGCCAGTATTTCCAGGGCCTGCTGAATGCGGTTAATTTCAAGGCCCGTCATCATCACCGACGCTTCTTCCATCCCTTCAGGCCGCTCATGGGCCTCCCGGATATTTAAGGCGGGGAAGTTAA contains:
- a CDS encoding YdcF family protein, producing MRRSSNSVFKKAVITLAVIMVFFVLYNEVKIAAEIDFNYNVKDFLRPRLPLVGNLIVSDDPLEPADLIVVLMGIREVRIFEAADLYHEGYAPEILMVKDYSSDEADYNQEAAVNRGVPAGRIIILEGNAYSTEQEALYVTEYLKERKDVSSIILVTSRFHTARAKRIFSREFRVLDRNVKVISRPSRYDHFDPETWWRDEEDKKQVVLEYLKMVNYTLRTIF
- a CDS encoding ATP-grasp domain-containing protein, with amino-acid sequence MTLNIMLTSIGRRGQMVNFFKENLRGEGKVFTADCDPTAPGLYLSHRGFVVPRVNEADYLETILELCSANDIKAVVPFIDPELPILAEAAPLFASRGIKVMISSPEAVNTAMDKYKTFQYFKKQHIPTVETWLAQDSQDFSSLPYPLIVKPRQGSASQGVHRVQSKKELDFALAQVENPVIQHCLKGQEITMDMFCHEQGSLIQAVPRRRIKVRGGEVERAITVFKQGLLDWAPKIAKGLKLFGPVNIQCFIEGDKITFTEINCRFGGGYPLSYYAGANFVQMIIKLTRGEPLEIPVKGYEPGLVMMRYEETVIKREEDLI
- a CDS encoding HAD family hydrolase — encoded protein: MIKAVVFDLDDTLYPEMDFVRSGFSKVSQYLSSLFQISKEALEKEIWEQFHKDSSRVFNGILERYGKSSPELVQQLIQLYRTHEPSLTLPTQSQEILDWIREQGLKTGIITDGYLAAQKGKVKALGLEKLVDNIICTDSLGREHWKPSPLAFEIMLSQLDCAPKASIYVGDNPKKDFIPGNQLGMVTVQLISRQGVYREAICSKEQDKARYVINRLSQLKPLLKMMRGYKNGSIK
- a CDS encoding glycosyltransferase family 4 protein, which codes for MRILMLTQWFDPEPHFKGLEFARELKRRGHEVQVLTGFPNYPGGSLYPGYRVRPLQREVLEGIPVIRVPLYPSHDKSSLRRMANYFSFAFSASLLGTLLVKKADCMHVYHPPATVGFPALALNFFRRIPFVYDVQDLWPDTLGATGMLSQGPILKSVDWWCRRLYQRAACVAVLSPGFKKALIKRGVPPEKIEVIYNWSEEKQFLSCRKKQEQPLQHQAGDSPQHKERRQLAQSLGLQGKFNIIFAGTMGQAQALDAVLSAAARIAGKYPRIQFVFVGGGVDVPRLKQRAAEMKLDNVIFLPRLPLSEIGAVLELAEVLLVHLKDDPLFSITIPSKTQSYLAVGKPILMGVRGDAADLVKQAGAGITCTPQDPDSIAGAVEKLYNLQGPQLEALGRAGRDFYQRELSLVTGVKKFEAIFERIAKK
- a CDS encoding sugar transferase, whose protein sequence is MKRLFDFLVSFILIILFSPVLMVTALLIYRRMGSPVLFKQVRPGLRGRAFTLYKFRTMEDKRDKEGKLLSDEERLTPLGQNIRRFSLDELPQLFNVLKGDMSLVGPRPLLMSYLRRYTGEQARRHEVKPGITGWAQVNGRNAITWEDKFALDVWYVNNQTFWLDLKILWKTLIKVLRSEGISQEGFATMPEFKGSDKDQSTGL
- a CDS encoding Wzz/FepE/Etk N-terminal domain-containing protein, with protein sequence MKEDITLKQIVDLILREKIIILAVTITAVIVSGFYSYFIIKPVYEAKVTFLIKEDLPHIDTTHFFNTMQEVTNISMSNPETCQSYLKDPDFLSSVIEELNLRETYDVDNLGSSLHISWQEEDTFYLISRQRDPRLAADIANTAAMSFIDYVKKQESQVIEVFIDFVLLQKEKSRRHLDDSLKELNAFLVEPGGLLELGLDIDSKKETLISLKSRLLELELKQDLDITLEEKDSVKKLQLENNIDQLQTEVKELQMEYMDKQITQEVFQQELDSHKSDYLFWAGLYAVVQIVQSHEISKYSLTITAPASAPEYPIAGNIFGNISTALVLGLILGVCLAFFRKYWQDLNQHK
- a CDS encoding DegT/DnrJ/EryC1/StrS family aminotransferase, with amino-acid sequence MAQSNKPIYLSPPHMSGMEEKYVREAFESNWIAPLGPHVDAFEKEFARYTGAKGALALSSGTAALHLALRYIGVEPGDTVFCSTLTFVASANPILYRGALPVFIDSEPESWNMSPLALKRALREAEKNNRLPKAIIVVNLYGQSADMEPILELCRRYGVTLIEDAAESLGATYDGKPSGTFGKFGIFSFNGNKIITTSGGGMLVSHDTEALEKACFWATQARDPANHYQHSEVGYNYRLSNILAAVGRGQLEVLEERIKSKRAVFERYREALSSIKGLTFMPEAPFGRSTRWLTVLTLDPRPYGVSVGDILQRFNEQSIEARPVWKPMHLQPLFQRAPYYPHHAHESISDRLFAQGLCLPSGSNLTLEQQQKVIEVFTEAIKE